The Primulina eburnea isolate SZY01 chromosome 8, ASM2296580v1, whole genome shotgun sequence genome contains a region encoding:
- the LOC140839904 gene encoding small ribosomal subunit protein eS4x-like yields MARGLKKHLKRLNAPKHWMLDKLGGAFAPKPSSGPHKSRECLPLILIIRNRLKYALTYREVIAILMQRHVLVDGKVRTDKTYPSGFMDVVSIPKTNENFRLMYDTKGRFRLHSIRDEEAKFKLCKVRSVQFGKKGIPYLNTYDGRTIRYPDPLIKANDTIKLDLETCKIVDFIKFDVGNVVMVTGGRNRGRVGVIKNREKHKGSFETIHVQDATGHEFATRLGNVFTIGKGTKPWVSLPKGKGIKLSIIEEARKRIAAQSAATA; encoded by the exons ATG GCCAGAGGTTTGAAGAAACACTTGAAGAGGCTCAATGCCCCAAAGCACTGGATGTTGGACAAGCTTGGTGGTGCTTTT GCGCCCAAACCATCATCTGGACCTCACAAATCCAGAGAATGCTTGCCCTTGATTCTTATCATAAGGAATAGACTAAAATATGCACTCACTTATCGGGAGGTCATTGCCATTCTGATGCAACGCCATGTGCTCGTTGATGGGAAGGTCAGGACTGATAAGACGTATCCTTCTGGGTTCATGG ATGTTGTCTCTATTCCAAAGACCAATGAAAATTTCCGCTTGATGTATGACACGAAGGGTCGATTCCGTCTTCACTCTATACGGGATGAGGAGGCCAAG TTTAAGCTTTGTAAAGTTCGTTCAGTccaatttgggaagaaaggtaTTCCTTACCTCAACACATATGATGGAAGGACAATTCGCTATCCGGATCCTCTGATCAAGGCCAACGACACCATCAAACTTGACCTTGAGACCTGCAAAATCGTTGATTTCATCAAGTTTGATGTTGGGAACGTTGTGATGGTGACTGGTGGTAGGAACAGAGGACGAGTTGGAGTAATCAAGAACCGTGAGAAGCACAAGGGAAGTTTTGAGACTATTCATGTTCAAGATGCTACCGGGCACGAATTTGCTACTCGACTGGGCAATGTTTTCACAATTGGGAAGGGAACAAAGCCTTGGGTGTCTCTTCCAAAGGGTAAAGGTATCAAGTTGTCTATCATTGAGGAGGCCAGGAAGAGGATTGCTGCTCAGTCTGCTGCAACAGCTTAA